A genome region from Trichosurus vulpecula isolate mTriVul1 chromosome 5, mTriVul1.pri, whole genome shotgun sequence includes the following:
- the LOC118849696 gene encoding hyaluronidase-4-like — MKTLFERRLILHVVQPLHLTSWLLVSFILKPIASSKPARLPIYQRKPFIAAWNAPTDQCSTKYNIILNLKMFHVIGSPLAKARGQNVTIFYVNRLGYYPWYTSQGVPINGGLPQNISLQTHLEKAGQDINYYIPAEDFSGLAVIDWEYWRPQWARNWNTKDVYRQKSRKLISEVKANMSASDIENLAKISFEESAKAFMKETIQLGLRNRPRGLWGYYLYPDCHNYNIYDQNYTGSCPEDEVLRNNELSWLWNSSAALYPSIGVKKSLGNSENILRFSQFRVNESMRISAMTSHDYALPVFVYTRLGYREEPLYFLSKQDLISTIGESAALGAAGIVIWGDMNLTSSEGNCTKVKQFVTSDLGTYIVNVTKAAEVCSRHLCRNNGRCVRKIWKAADYLHLNSESCQIEASDDGEFVVKGQPSDSDLEVMAEKFSCHCYQGYRGSDCREIKTSDNRSGASLSSASRTVQCLLVLVSYLNFQH, encoded by the exons ATGAAAACATTGTTTGAGAGAAGATTAATACTACATGTTGTGCAACCATTACATCTCACATCATGGCTACTTGTGTCATTTATTTTGAAACCTATTGCCTCTTCAAAACCTGCCCGACTTCCAATTTATCAAAGGAAACCTTTTATAGCTGCTTGGAATGCCCCAACAGATCAGTGTTCAACAAAGTATAATATAATActgaatttaaaaatgtttcacgTCATTGGCAGCCCATTGGCCAAGGCAAGAGGGCAAAATGTTACCATATTTTATGTCAATAGACTGGGATATTATCCCTGGTATACATCACAAGGAGTTCCTATTAATGGGGGACTTCCCCAGAACATTAGTTTACAAACCCATCTGGAAAAAGCTGGCCAAGACATCAATTATTATATTCCAGCTGAGGATTTCAGTGGACTTGCTGTAATAGACTGGGAATACTGGAGGCCTCAGTGGGCACGGAACTGGAACACAAAAGATGTGTATAGACAGAAGTCAAGAAAGCTAATCTCTGAAGTAAAAGCAAATATGTCGGCCAGTGATATTGAAAATTTAGCCAAAATCTCTTTTGAAGAAAGTGCAAAGGCTTTCATGAAGGAAACCATCCAGCTGGGACTTAGGAACCGCCCCAGGGGCCTTTGGGGTTACTATTTATATCCTGATTGTCACAATTACAATATTTATGACCAAAATTACACTGGCTCATGCCCAGAGGATGAAGTTTTGAGGAACAACGAACTTTCCTGGCTTTGGAACAGTAGTGCGGCCTTATATCCTTCCATTGGAGTCAAGAAATCACTTGGGAACAGTGAAAACATCTTGCGCTTCTCCCAATTTAGGGTAAATGAATCAATGAGGATTTCTGCTATGACATCTCATGATTATGCTTTGCCTGTATTTGTCTATACAAGGTTAGGATACAGAGAGGAGCCATTATATTTTCTTTCCAAG cAAGATCTAATCAGTACCATAGGAGAAAGCGCTGCCTTGGGAGCCGCAGGCATTGTTATTTGGGGAGACATGAATTTAACTTCATCTGAG GGCAACTGTACAAAGGTGAAACAGTTTGTTACGTCTGATCTTGGGACCTACATCGTTAATGTGACCAAAGCAGCTGAAGTATGCAGCAGACACCTCTGTAGGAATAATGGGAGATGTgtaagaaaaatctggaaagcagCAGATTACCTCCACCTGAACTCTGAAAGCTGCCAGATTGAGGCCTCTGACGATGGAGAATTTGTTGTGAAAGGACAACCATCTGATTCAGACTTGGAAGTGATGGCAGAGAAATTTTCTTGTCACTGTTATCAGGGATATAGGGGAAGTGATTGCCGGGAAATTAAGACATCTGACAACCGCTCTGgggcttctctttcctctgcatCAAGAACAGTACAGTGTCTGCTAGTGTTAGTCAGTTATCTGAACTTTCAGCACTAA